The genomic window TCAATAATCTCGATACACAATCTTGTCAGTTCGAGCGGAGTCGAGAACCCGCAAAGCATTTCAATTTCTCTAAAAAGAAAAAGGTTCAAAGTAAAAACCTTTGAACCTTTGTAACTATGAACCTTTAAACCTATTTCTTAGGCCTAAGCTTATATTTACTCTCTTTATACAAATTTCCTGCTGTAATCACATGTGCTAAAGCATCTTTTGCTAAATCTTCGTTCAGTTTTACAGGAACTAATGTTGTATCATTTTTGATTTCAAATTGCAATGGTTTCAAATTTGGCTGCATGATCACAACTTGATTCTCAACTCTAAATGCATTGATATCATTAAACTGCATAATAGATCTTCCTTGCACTTTCGGATCCAATTTACTTAGGTTTCTACCTACCATTGGAGTTTCAAACGGAAGTCCTAAATAGCTTAACAATGTAGGCGGAATATCAATCTGACTTGCCAATCTGTCATAAACAGCTCCTTTTGGAACTCCAGGTCCCATAATAAATGCTGGAATATGGAATTTATTAATTGGAACTAAATTTTTACCGTAAGTTCTGGTATTGTGATCAGCAATTACAATAAAAATCGTGTTTTTAAAATACGGTTCTTTTTTAGCCATTTCAAAGAATTTTCCAATTGAGAAATCGGCATATTTCATGGCATTATTTACTGTATTAGGCTTTTTATCATAAGGCTTAATTCTTCCTGTTGGATATTCAAATGGTTCGTGATTTGAAGTCGAGAACATTAAAGAGAAAAATGGTTTGTCTCCTTTTGATTTGAAATACTGATTGGCTTTTGTAACCAAATCTTCATCAGAATAGCCCCAAGTTCCTTTGAAAGCATATTTATTTCCATCAGACTCAAAATCACTTTGGTCTACGATGTCTGTAAAACCATTTCCGTTGAAAAACGAAGCCATATTATCAAAATTCGCCATTCCACCATAAATGAAACTTGTATCGTAACCTTTTTGTTTTAATGCGTCTGCCAATGTAAAAAATCCTTGTTGTGAATTTCCAAGCTTCACTACACTTTCTGATGGCGAAGGCAAAAATCCAGTTACTACCGCTTCAATTCCACGCACACTTCTAGTTCCTGTGCAATATAAATTGGTAAACAGTAATCCTTCTTTAGACAATTTATCAAATTCTGGAGTTAATGGTTTTCCTCCTAAAATTCCAACGTACTCTGCACCTAAACTCTCTTGTAGAAAGATCACCAAATTGTATGGCTTTTTCATAACAGAATCTGGTTGCTGCACATGTAAAAACGGAATTTCTTTATCTGTAAAATCACTTGGACCAGCGATCATGTATTTTTTTACACGAGCAATAGCTTCGGCCTCATCCATTTTACCATACATTTTGGTATTTCCTTCATTTTTGATCGAATACGCCGCAAAAGCAACGGTATAAAATGAATTTAACCCTAAAGTATTTGTAAGCTGATCTGTTGAGAAAACAGCATTACTAGCATTAATTGGACGCTTTGAAGTCAAACTTGAACGTGCTCCGAAAAACAATAAAAAAGCTACTAATGGGAATACCATTAATTTGAATTTATATTCTGTACTTGTAGTATAAAATAATTGTTTCCCTTTTTTGAAAGCAAAATAAATTACAACTCCAAGAATTAGAAAAGTCACAATGATTGAAGTCAGATAACTTTTTAAAAGCATTCCAACCACTTCTTTTGGATAAATAAGATAGTCTAAGAAAATCTTATTCGGACGAGTATCATATTGTTTTACAAAATCTGGAGAAGCTAATTCTACAAAAAGAATTAAAAACAGAAATAGAAAACTATAAATTACCAGAAATTTATTGGTAAACTTTATCGCCTTATTCGGCAAAAAAGTGATTAACAATGCTGGAAGAAACGACAAATAACAAAGCAATATCAAATCCATTCGAAGACCGATTGGAAAAATATACCAGAAATCTGGCGTCTGCACTACTCTTTCTTTAAAAAGAAAAAACAGAAAGATTCGGCTTAAAGTGGTAATCAATAATCCGATCAATATAAAACTGAAAATAGGTTTTAAGAAACGTAAATTTTTCATTAAAAATAGTATAAGAACGTGAGATTAGAAAAACAAATTACTCTTCGTAACGGTTAATTTCTCTGTCATAAAACTCATTAGCTTTTTCAATTAAACTTTCCATTTCGGCGTTTAATTCAGCTTCATCAAGATCATCTGGTTCTTCTAAAAACTCAACCTCATCATCTTTCAAATTGATAATGAATCTTGGGTAATCTAGGTGAATGATAAAAATATCGT from Flavobacterium sp. KACC 22763 includes these protein-coding regions:
- a CDS encoding LTA synthase family protein; its protein translation is MKNLRFLKPIFSFILIGLLITTLSRIFLFFLFKERVVQTPDFWYIFPIGLRMDLILLCYLSFLPALLITFLPNKAIKFTNKFLVIYSFLFLFLILFVELASPDFVKQYDTRPNKIFLDYLIYPKEVVGMLLKSYLTSIIVTFLILGVVIYFAFKKGKQLFYTTSTEYKFKLMVFPLVAFLLFFGARSSLTSKRPINASNAVFSTDQLTNTLGLNSFYTVAFAAYSIKNEGNTKMYGKMDEAEAIARVKKYMIAGPSDFTDKEIPFLHVQQPDSVMKKPYNLVIFLQESLGAEYVGILGGKPLTPEFDKLSKEGLLFTNLYCTGTRSVRGIEAVVTGFLPSPSESVVKLGNSQQGFFTLADALKQKGYDTSFIYGGMANFDNMASFFNGNGFTDIVDQSDFESDGNKYAFKGTWGYSDEDLVTKANQYFKSKGDKPFFSLMFSTSNHEPFEYPTGRIKPYDKKPNTVNNAMKYADFSIGKFFEMAKKEPYFKNTIFIVIADHNTRTYGKNLVPINKFHIPAFIMGPGVPKGAVYDRLASQIDIPPTLLSYLGLPFETPMVGRNLSKLDPKVQGRSIMQFNDINAFRVENQVVIMQPNLKPLQFEIKNDTTLVPVKLNEDLAKDALAHVITAGNLYKESKYKLRPKK